A genomic stretch from Oncorhynchus gorbuscha isolate QuinsamMale2020 ecotype Even-year linkage group LG20, OgorEven_v1.0, whole genome shotgun sequence includes:
- the LOC124007138 gene encoding pro-MCH 2, whose protein sequence is MRDSVLSVIFALALFLECYTPSMAIPMGKMEDTALEQDTLDSLLNEEVADKNPDSVRSGSSKIIVLADLGMWKNLNRGLPLYNLKAAAAGLDRALTLDRREADQDLNPSISIVRRDTMRCMVGRVYRPCWEV, encoded by the coding sequence ATGAGAGACTCGGTCCTCTCCGTCATCTTTGCCTTGGCACTTTTCTTGGAGTGCTACACACCGTCCATGGCGATCCCGATGGGCAAGATGGAGGACACAGCCTTGGAGCAAGATACTCTAGACTCTCTACTGAACGAAGAGGTGGCCGATAAAAACCCTGATTCAGTCAGAAGCGGGAGCTCCAAGATCATCGTGTTGGCAGACTTAGGCATGTGGAAGAACCTGAACAGAGGACTTCCTCTCTACAATCTGAAAGCTGCAGCTGCAGGGCTTGACAGAGCCCTGACCCTGGACCGCAGAGAGGCTGACCAGGACCTGAACCCCAGCATCTCCATTGTCAGGAGGGACACCATGAGGTGCATGGTGGGAAGGGTGTACCGGCCTTGCTGGGAAGTGTAG